The Antechinus flavipes isolate AdamAnt ecotype Samford, QLD, Australia chromosome 5, AdamAnt_v2, whole genome shotgun sequence DNA segment AATTAGCTAAACAataggattttttccccctatagcTTCTTCCCATTGCCACCAATACAAATAATTAGCTAAACAATAGGATTTTTTCCCTCTATAGCTTCTTCCCATTGCCACCAATACAAAACTAGAATGATAAGACAGTAAAAGGAGACCAAAGCACAAAAAGGTTTCTCATCCTTTGTGGGATCTATCTGCAGACAGAGAGGCACATAATATGCACTTAGGATCAAgtgatgtgagttcaaattccatctcggGCATGTAAGGAGCTATAAAAAGGACAGCAggtcataggatcagagatttcttgttggaagggacctcagacaGTGaaaggaaccagattaaaatataaccgggagatgtttaataaaataaataaaaatacaacccAACACAaagttaatttgtggttttctaggtCGATGTGTTGCCTGTGGAGATCTATTCCTATTTAAATTTGACTAGACTTTGgtttaaccccttcattttgcaggtgGAGAACAGTAGAAACTGGCAAGatatgaactcaaatcttctatttcttcatctcttaagatcctttccaacttcAAATCTTATATAACCTATGAGAAGAAAGttatgtgcaaatatatttgtCATACAAGGTTAAGACTTCCACTGAACAGCTCTCATTGCCCAAGGAGAAAATGATGACAATGAAAGAGATATACCCTGTTGCTCCCCCTAAAATCAAGGGAATACAATCAAGCTATCATCGACTTCCAATGgagaaaagcagaattgcagAATCCCCAAAACCTGAGGCCCCAAAAGAGTTCTGAGTATTTCTTAAGTCCTAGAACAGTCAGCCTGGCGATTTTAAAATGCACAACATAAAACACACAACATTACCAAGGAAACTCAATTATTGAAatactcattattttttaaagttcacagaccAGAGGTTATGAGTCCCCCAATTCCAGTCTAATCCATAACCAAACATGAATCCCCTGTCCCCTACGTAACCAATGTCATCTAACTTTTGTTTCAAAGACCTCAAAAGGAAGGGAACCCCAGACTTCCTCCCCTAATTGCCCCATTCCATTCCTGGCTATGTCTGTGCCTTAGGTATTTGAGAGGCCTTATTTCAAACCTCTTGGCAACTTCCCACTCTACCCCATTTCTGGCTCTTGCTGTCTGGGACCAAAATAAACAGATCTGACTCCTTTTTGCCATCAGAGCCCTTCAAACAATTGAAGACCGCCACAATATCCTTGTCCACCCAGTCTTCCCTCTGTTCAATTTTTATACGGCATGAAACAGAGACCCTTCACCATGCTTGTAACCCTATTCTAGAAGCTtgtcaatgttcttcctaaattATGGCCCCCAGAACACGACACGAGTCAAAAAGCTCAGGAAAGTGATCACCTTTTTATTCttggaaattaatttttactttctattttccccttttaaaattatgaacttaAATCAAGAGACCTCAACATTTCCataacaagaaaaagaagctTGTCTATAACTATTGAATATATTGAAtgttacatttattatttaaaatatattaaatttaagagGATCAAATGCACCTCTCAACTTCAGTCCAGATCAGATAACTTTCTTGGCTGCCACATCCTACAGAGAAGGAACTAGATGATGTCTCAGTATCTGTGTTTGTTCCAAGAATGGTCGATTAGACCAAGAGGAGGAGTCAAAAACCATCAAACCCTTTGACAAACGGCAATGATTTTTCAAAGTTGTTCCTGCATTCTACCACTTAGAGGAGTATCCCTGGGATGTTTGTAGATTTTtaaacccctccccccaaaaaaggcaaTATGACCTTATTTCTCTGAGCTTTGGCCATAGAGGAGCACATGTTTGGCCTGCATTAGACTGGGGATGTTATATCACTTCCAAATTACACCCGCAGCACAGTTGATGTACCACACGTATTAACAGGTTTTTAATAAGTAGAATTCGGACACATGTGCTCTGGCTTCCAAGCCACCATAACATGAGGGACAATAAAATTCATAACCTTGTGGGCTGGCTGGACTGGGCAACTGCCCTGGGATGGTGAACAGGGGGGACGTGAAGAGCAGAATTGCCCCTGAGTGCAGCCCCCACCTCCAAAGGAATCCTACTCATCCTTCATTTTACCTACTTATGACTGTAATGAGACAAATACTAGGACTCATGTAAGCCCAGACTGGTGTGTTCTACCTCCCTTATAAAGCCACAATATTGCCTCTGACAACGGCAGGCTACCTGGAGGCCTTGCTGGGTCTGGGTGGGGGTGGCTGTATTTCCCCAAGCCTGACAACTTATGGGGACACAATGCAGTGGGCTGCAGAGATTTCCTTGCGCCGTTCCCGAATGACTATGTGCACCAGGGTTTGGTGGGCTTTAAGTGCTCgccagagatggagacagagaaagagaggcagagacagagacaaaaagacagatagagagagaggagatacagagaaaggggagggaggaatgacaggaagagggaaagagaatgagagagagggaaagagggagaatcagaaacagaaacagagagatggacagagagaacaaagaaacacagagacagagacagtgagacagagatagaaaaagacagaggagagagacagagaaagaggagaggaaaggatgatgggagggaggcagagagagagtgagagaaagggagggagagggagaggaagaaacacagagagacagacattcaaagagacagagacaaagagagaagtaTAAGATGTGACTTCGGCTCTGGAGTATTTACACTTCACACATGAAGatggaagaactcaaaatatATTGCTAAGTGCTGAAGGAATACTTGGTCCACAGAGCAAGTGATGTTGTGCTCTAGTCAGTCCCTTGAAgaaagtcagaagacttgggttcaaactCCATCTGGGCTACTTACTATGATCTTGGGCAGGTTGTTTTttctctcagggcctcagtttctctacctataaaataaaggtatTGGCTACATCAAgagttaattctcttttttttcccccttttttttggaggcaatgtGGCTTAaatacttgcccaaggtcacacaactattaattgtcttttaaagctgcatttgaactcaggtcctcctgactccaagaccagtgctccatccactggaCCACTTTGCTGTCATCCCATCAAGGGTTCTTAAGCTGGGGACCATgaacttatttttcaaaatattttgataactgccttttcaatatctttgttttcttgtgtaatcctatgtatttaaaaacattattctaagaaggaatCCACAGGCTCCATTCACCAAATTTCCAAAAAGTTCTATCTAACCTAATGATTTGATAAGTGACATTTACAATTGGatataacaaattaaaatttgacaataacatttgacaaatgaggaaagcaAAGGTTAAGAAGATGTGCTCAGAGTTACAGATATTAAGGAAGCAGGCCACAAAAAAGGTGAGATCTTCCTAGAAGAGGTGATCTCTGAGTATAAAAATAAGGTTGTTTGCAGCACCCATTACCTTGAACGTGCTCTTGAGGATCAGCTGTGCTAACATCTATAAAATGCTTCGTAACCACAAAGGGTAGATCAAAATGTCCTTTATTCTTCACCACAGGACCTCAAGATGAGCAATATTTGGACTGAAAAAGGGCCCAGAGGACTGAAATCCAGATCTAATGGGAATTAagtgtgtttgagaaatgaacaGAGGTGCCAGATGGAAGGAGGGGCTCCCACTATGGAAATTGGAATGAATGGAGAATCCTGCTAGTTTAGGggcagagggagaaggggaaggagtcTGGATATCAAGCAAAGGGATCTGTCCCTTGCTGAAAGGGAGCCACTCATTTCTGAATAAGAGATAATGGAAGCTGGGACTCTGGATTAAATACTCTAAATACTGGGTGAACTGGATGGTAGAAAAGGATGGTGATAATAGGAAGGGAAGacatatataaaatctcaaatgactaataaaataattcacacatacacacacacacacacacacacacacacacacagttcgcAGAACTCTTTATATAACAAACCTGTAAGATAGAACCTAGCACAACCATttcacaggtgaagaaattgaggtttacACAATTTAAGTGACTGGCCAAGGTGAGGATTTGAAGCCAAGTCTTACAGGTCTACATACAGTATGGTATTAATTATGACACATCAGGaatgagatggaaagagaaagagcatTAAAAAAATGACCAATCCACTCCAAGTCTGGGTTatgggtggggaaaaaaaaggtgtgAAGGTCAGAAATAACTCAAGGAGAGGTGGTAGGGATTTAGACCAGCAGATGATGAATTTGGCTCGGTGCAACAGAATGTTCCCCTGCAGACTGTTTGCCCTGGGCAAATATTATTCTAATAAATTGGCACAAGCACTGAAATGATATCCAAGtgtgatatttttatttcataatcagAATGCAGTTGTGTGGGTGCTGCTGAAATATGTGTTTACAACTTAAGTGATCTTAGAAAAGCTAATTggatacaaaaataattcaattcaaagtAAACCACATAAATACCATGGCCCCCATCACTATCACTCACATGGATATAATACAAATATTGCTTAAGGGAAGATGGGAAATTCACAGTGCACAGACttgaaataaatgcttattaactgctcttgtctttttcaaaattctctctcctaCTGAAACATTCCTATGGTCATTGAAATTGACTCAAAATATTGCATATAACATTCAATTCACATAAAGGGATCTGTGAAGATTCGTTCCCTTTGCTTTCCTTCCCTTCATACCAATTCGCGTTCTTATTACATTATTTGTGTACATTTCAGGATTAGGAAAAAACGGAACAGGAACTGAACAGTTTATAGCACAATATCATGACGACAGATATTTTCTAGAGCATATATGAACAATATTAATAGCAGCAACTTTGGCTTCTTTAATGGAATGAGGAACCTCCTCATCCTTAAATTCCACAATTATGTACTAGATAAATGCCCTTTCCCACGGCCTTGGGACTGCAGTAAGAGTTCCTCATATGAATGACCTTCTCAGCTGTAAGATTTTGAAGAAACCTttggaatggaagctccttgaagggagAGGggcagtcttttttttcctttatgacttACCCCTCCCTCCCCGGCACACATAATACATAGTAaccacttactaaatgcttgctgATCACTGATAAAGAACTTGAGCTACTAAcactaacaaaaaaaagaatgagtggcTGTATATAGTAGACCCTCactaaatgcttgctgatgatcgATGGAGAGCCTGGGCTGCCAattctaaccaaaaaaaaaaaaaaaaagagtattaagTGCCTGGTATATGGCTGATGTGATAGAGAACCTGGGCTACTAGCTCTAATAAAAAAGAACCTAGCGCCTGGTACACAGCAGGTACTCActaaatgcttactgatgataGAGAACCTGGGCTACTActctaacaaaaaaaaactaggacCTCGTACACAGTAAGCTTGCTGATGGGTTACTATTCTAACAAGAAAAAGCTATATGAGTTGGTTTAGTCATGAACCCCTAGTAGCATTTTTTGAGGGTGGCAAAGTGTGTTACATATGTCATCTCAATGAACCTTTGTAAGAACCCTAGGAGATAACCTATTACCTATTTCTTGCTCTTcccattattcccatttcacagatgaggaatcaTAAAGCAGCCAGCAATGGGGATGTAATTCAAACACCACTAGCTACAAAACACTGACACCTACTGGCCAACATGCCGATTGTGCATATTCCCATATTTGGCTTCCCTAATCTCCCCAACAACCTTTAGCTTCCACCTCAATACTCCAGAGTAAAGATTTGGGGGGGTGTTAGGGTTTCACAAGGGGTTCAAAACCATCAGGATATGTCAAGTGATCCCAAAGATCCCTTCACAATGGAGCCAAGAAGGAATCAAGTGCAGGAAAAGGAGCATTGACTCTAAAGTCACTCCAagcaaccaacatttattaagcaccaactatgtacCAAGCACCATGCCAAGTGATGGGGATatcaaaaaaggcaaagaaaaaggagaaaaaaaaatccagtcccTGTTCTCAGTCTAATACAGGGAGAGAATATGGGTAAAACTGTTCCTGCTGCTCAATTGTTCGCTCTTTGCGATTCCACTTGAGGTaacaaacaagacaaaaacagaataaaTCAGGAGtagtctcagaaggaaggcattaaGGCTAAGGAAGGCCAGAAGGGAGTTTAAGGAGGGATAAAGGTTCGAATCTCACCTGAGACTTAATACGTGATCTGTTTCCCTATTTGTTGGAAAAGATGGTTCCAGATCAATGATCCCATCTCTACCTTTTCCCCACAGTGAGCCCACTTCTGGTAGGATGTTCCCCTACTCCTATAGGACCCCACCGCTTCTCTAAAACTCAGTAGCAGTTCCTTTATAAATTGAAGAGGTAGGGCTTGATGGCCGCTGGGGTactttcagatctaaatctagTAAGATTATGATCCCATAATTCCTCCAATTTATGAGAAGTATATTGGAAAATACCCAAGGGAAATACCGAGAGATAGGCAAAGATTAAAACAAGACACTTGTCCCCCAGAAGCTgatagaaaggaagataaaacCAGTTCACCAATAAGGAAAATATGAagtgtcagtcaataaatattaagcaccaactatatgcAAGGCACTACTCTACAAGTACTCAAAAGGTGGGGACAGGGGAGTCAGAAGAACCACCAAGGAGGAAGAAATCAAGCTGACCCTTGTGGGGAGGCTTGTTAGAGCAGTAGGATTTAAGATGGTCATCGATGGATGAATAGAATTTCAGTGGGCAGAGCCAGGGAGGGAGGATGGCAGTATTAAACTTAGTAGAAATTTCACAAAGACCCAGAAGGGAATGAATTCATGCCAAGATTATGTGGCTCACAGATCTAAGACACAGACAAAAGGCATTTCCCCACGACTACTAAACAAATTCAAAAGCCAAGAAGTGAGTACCATCAGACTGAATCCATTAGGTACAGAGCAAATGTTCTAATGCAGCTGAAGGGATGACCACCAATGAGAGACTCCCGAGGTCTCTTGAGGTGAACATCTAAAACCCATTTCAATATACATAGTAATGACTGGGGAAATGATAAATTGATTAAATCCAGGATTGTAGAGAAATTTGAAAGGCAAAGAACAAATTATACTGTGAGCACAAGGAAGCAGCAGAAtcaagatcaaagaaaatgggTTAATGTTTCTCCTTTCAGGACAGGGGACAAAAGCtataatgatgaacaagatgaacCAGCAATAGTGAAAGAGCATTCACAACCAAATGTATTTAAATGGGGAATTCGGGGGGAGAGAGAACAAGAGccattttcaaatattcttcCACTTGGTCCCAGGAGACAGTCCATGTGAggacatagtttaaaaaaaaaaagtgtaaagtAAGTGAAATGTGAGAAACAGCTTCCTAATAATGAGAGCTGTCCAGCACTGAAAAAGCAGCTTAGGGAGCTAGAGTTCCTGTTCCCTGGAGATCTCTGAGGGAATGCATCAGGAGCACTTGTCAGGTGAGATTCCTTAGGTGTATTGGGGTGACAGAGAATGAATTATCATTCAAGTGTGGGTTGGACTATGTGTCCCTCACAATTCTGAAATTCGGTGATCTTGTAAAGGCCAGATGGCAAGCGTACAATGACTAGACCTTGGAAGCGGTGAGTAATATACATATCTTGCATGATTTCTCCTGAATCATGGgtatcacattgcttgccttctcattaagtggaggaagggaagggagagaatttagacttaaaattttttttttaataattttttaaaaagtagtaggCAGAATACTGAGCTGACCACTGGACTGGGGGGTGAGTTTTTGTCCTGAATGTATAAAGATGAACTAAAAGACCTGGTGTCCTTCCACATGTAAAACCATGATTCATGAACAGATAAGGAAGTAGCAGAGACACAATTAACTGAGCACTCCTAGGACACTGAATCAGGCACTGAAGCTTGGAAAGGAACAACCTATGAGGgagaatagataaaaaataagGATAAGGTGCCAACACTATCACTATTAGTTTTATCTCTTTAGTtctccatttcattatttctaacaGGAAGTTGCCAGACAAGATCATCCCAAAAGAACCAAGTAATAAAtccctttatctttttaaaaaaatccacatgGATAAATGTATTTATAGCTAAAATCACTTatgtttagtatatatatatccttttgtAGATCCAATCTCCCTTTGAAAGAGTTATCTCTACAAGGACATGGATAGTGTCAAGTTTGCCCTGCAAGTAATCATTTTTACTGCCAAGTTCAAGTGAGAATAATGTCATTCTAGCCATTTTGGAAGGATGACAGCCATATAGATCAATTAATTTGCTGTTCTGTTGAGTCacttcagtcacgtccaactcttcctAACCTCAtctggagttttcctggcaaaaatactaaCATGGTTTACAATTTCCttgtccaattcattttacagaggcagaaactgaggcaaacagggttaaatggttTGTCCAGGATTGCGTGGCtagtttctattcatttcaatACTTAACTGTCCACCGATTAATTGTtgtgtgttgttcagtcatgtctgaatcttcaCCCCATAAATAATCtgcctttattaagtgcctactaaatgCAAACAAGGAGAAAGGATGCGATCATAGTATTTTAGAACTGCAAGGACCCTTAACTAGCTATTTCTTATATGAGTAGTATTGGCAAAGACTCCCTCTGGCAGAGGATCACTGCAGAGGGCTCTTCCAAGCTCACAGCATACCCTTTTGGGGTGCTTTTGCAGGCAAAGGCCCCATGAATGGCATGTGCAGAGTTGCTACTGGGTGATTCAGAGACCATACTGGGCAGTACAGGTTAACATGAGTGGCCAGAATGGAAGCATGACACTGATTCCGGAGTCcaaggtcctgggttcaaatcccatttctgatgaTTAAATTTCCTgcacctgtttcctcatctgtaaagagagtAATGGCCTACTCCATGTCCCAAATTCCCTTCTAGCTGTAAGTCTAATGACTAAGGACCATATTCAAGAATTGATTTAATAATCATTGGAAGGCTAAGGGGGGAGAGAAGGTAAAAGAGGTCACCTTCCTCAGATTGCCATGCCCCTGAAAAACGAGATATCTACCTACTTCTGGATCCTGGAACTAATGAATATATAAGCTATGGCAAGATCAATCAGCTTGTTGGTACCTTTAAAGGGTGTCCCAAGGAAGGAAGCCTAAAATCAAATACTACATAGGAATTAACCAGGTGTCCCAAAGCAGCTCGAGATCATGGAAAGAGCTCCCAGCAATATCCACCAATGTGCCCAAGTTCTGCTTTTTCTGTTCCAGGCATGTGACCCTGGTTGGGTATCTGagcctctttgagcctcagtctCTTTctgcaaaacaataataataataataactaggatctacaaagtgctttaaggtttgcaaagaattttatgaatattatttcattttatctgccTAACAACCAATTCTGGAAGGTAGGtgacattttaaaatgcagaGACTACCATCCACCAAACCCATAAAGGTCATGCAAAACCATTACATAAACTAAGTGCTCtacaaatgtattattattattattaacagacTTCAAATGCAATACTCAAggttatatgtattttttcttcaaaagcaGAAAGGATAAGGGTCAAATAGGTGACATCTCTCTAGGACAGGTGGCTAGTGATTAATTACTTCAGCCAAGTACATCAAAGGATTACGAGATCTAGGTCTCTATGGCAGAATTCAGAATCTGATGCTGTCAGGATTTTAATGGAAAATAAGGATGCATTAGTTGAAAGTATCTCCAGAGTGGCTGAGAGAAACATAGATGGAActgaaaagagagaacatttatttcctctttaacttGCCTTCCTACTGCCTTTCTAAAAAAGCTCCTGAATCAAAAAGTCCTTGGAAACCTGCCTGAGCTAAATGCTGAAAGCAAAGtcctgagagaaaaaataaaatattgccaaGTGTTCAACATTCCCCTATCACCGAGAAATCTCTGTAAAACACCATAGTAGTCTGTTCCGAACTCCAAGCTCCCTCCCCCTAATAAATTTAACAAACCCCATATAAATTATATTACCAgctgaacaaataaataagaaaagatgacTTTCCCGTATAAACATTTCACCAAAATGCCTCTCCCCACTTACgtagaaaaataagaaatctgATTTCTTCACATCACATCCATTATAAATTCTAATTCCACCTGGGCAAGCAGCCCAGTGTCTATTTGCAAAGCTAAAGGGGTAGACTAGCACAGGTTAAGGCAGACAAAATACTCCGAAATGGGGATGGAGGCAGAAGTGCAGAGGAAGGTCTCCGTTCAGGGAGAGCGAAGGATGATCTCTGTAATTTCTGCCCGGCTTCCCAGTCTCATTGGGATCCCGTAATAGGCCGTTCCCGGGCTGACATACACAAAGGTACTCTGCCCCACTTTGTACAGCCCCACAAAGAAGGGGTTCAGCAAGTAAGCGCCCACGTTCAGCGGGAAGATCTGCCCCCCGTGGGTGTGGCCGGAAAGGATCAGGTTAATGTCCGGCCGGGCCTGCAGGGCCCACTTGGCCGCCAGGGGCTGGTGAGCCAGCAAGACGGTGACGTGGTCGGGGCTACAGCCGTCCAAAGCCTTGTTCAGGTCCATGCCGTGGCCGGAGTAATGCAAGACGTCCGCCTCGATGTCATCCACGCCGGCCAGGCAGAGCCagtccccccctcccccggctGCCGCGGTCCCCGAGGCGGTCACCTTCACGTTCTCGTTGTGAAGGGGCTGGACTTTCAGGGACTTGAGAAGCTCAAACCAGTTGTTGACGTCGGACGTGTAGTACTCGTGGTTCCCCGTGACGAAGTAGGTGCCCAGGCGGGAACGGAGCCGCCCCAAGGGCTCGACGGCCGTCCTGAGGACGGAGGCCTCGGAGTCCGAGAGGTCCCCCACGATCACCGTGATGTCCGGCTCGAGGGCCCCCACCATCCGCACAAACGTCTCCATCTTGGTCCTGCCCACCGTGGGGCCCAGGTGGATGTCCGAGAGCAGCGCGATCTTCAGATTGTTCATGGCCGGGGGCAGCCGGGGAACGGGCACCTCCACGGTCTTCACGGCCGGAGGCTGGGCGGCGTTGAGGAGC contains these protein-coding regions:
- the TMPPE gene encoding transmembrane protein with metallophosphoesterase domain, translating into MIALRQLSLEAKAALAAAAVFFSMMVSRTYLSGNLEIGARRWLFRLQLALFANALMLIGSLYIWRSTVTALYRSPAAEGVCFWPWKAAILTFLGLAHASFFTMLFLVAEEPYFFSMAAYSSLGAYIIMIFFLFILGCMEQGYQLLAWRGGRAGGSLDKSRKSLLKPVLAVLVTAVLSVMGLLNAAQPPAVKTVEVPVPRLPPAMNNLKIALLSDIHLGPTVGRTKMETFVRMVGALEPDITVIVGDLSDSEASVLRTAVEPLGRLRSRLGTYFVTGNHEYYTSDVNNWFELLKSLKVQPLHNENVKVTASGTAAAGGGGDWLCLAGVDDIEADVLHYSGHGMDLNKALDGCSPDHVTVLLAHQPLAAKWALQARPDINLILSGHTHGGQIFPLNVGAYLLNPFFVGLYKVGQSTFVYVSPGTAYYGIPMRLGSRAEITEIILRSP